AGGTCACCGACCGCGTCGAGGATCTTGTGGCGCACGAACTCGTCGGCGTAGCGCAGGCCGTCCTCGTTCAGCACCCGGAAGTCGTCGAGGACGATGGCGTTGTCCATCGAGCCGCCCAGGCCCAGGTTGCGGTCGCGCATGTACTCGAGGTCGCGCATGAAGCCGAAGGTGCGCGCGCGGCTGACCTCGCGGATGTAGTTCTCGGTCGAGAACTCCACCTCGGCCCGAGAGCGGGTGGTCGGGATGGCGGGATGGTTGAAGTCAATGGTGAACCCGAGGCGGAAGCCGTCGTAAGGCTCGAAGCGGGCGATCTTGTCGCCCTCGCGGACCTCGACCGGGCGGGTCACGCGGATGAAGCGCTTGGGCGCGTCCTGCTCGACGACGCCCGCCGACTGCAGCAGGAACACGAACGGGCCCGACGAGCCGTCCATGATCGGCACCTCGGCGGCGGACAGCTCGACCATGATGTTGTCGATGCCGAGTCCCGCCAGGGCCGACATCAGGTGCTCGACGGTCTGCACGTTGGCGCCGTCGGTGGACAGGCCGGTGCAGAGCGTGGTCTCGGTGACCAGGGTGGCAGCGGCCGGGATCTCGACCGCCGGCTCGACGTCGATGCGGCGGAACACGATGCCCGAATCGGTCGGCGCCGGGCGCAGGGTCATATAGACCTTCTCGCCACTGTGCAGCCCCACGCCGGTGGCGCGGGTGACGTTTCGGATGGTGCGCTGCTGGGCCATTCGCGGGGGCTCTGGGTCCTGAGCGGCCGCGCAGGGCGGGCGCCAAATGAAAGCGGTTCGCAATTTAGCACGCGACAGGCTGAACCTGAACGGTGCGGGGCGGCCGTTGGCGGGGCTTGCCGTGGACGCACTGTCCTGCGTGCAGGGCGCGGCTATGGGTGCGATTGGCGGCAGAGGCAGCGCAAGAGCAACCTGTAGGAGCGGCTATAGCCGCGATGGCGTTGGCTCTCGACGACCGCGCGTACCAGGACGTGCGGCGATCGCGGCTATAGCCGCTCCTACAGGGGCGGACCGGGCGTGGCGAGGGCGCGCGCTCGGGGCTGGAGCGCCCCGAACCACACCGTGGCCAATGGGCCCCGCCATCGGCGGGGCCCCCTTCCGGTCAGTCGGCCTGGCGGCGCAGGAAGGCCGGGATGTCGAGGTAGCCGGACTCGTTGCCACCGCCGAAGTCGGCGACGGCGGGCGTGACCGGCGCGGCGGCCGGCTCGGCCGAGCCGCGGCGCAGGCCGAAGCCGCCCGTGGCCGCGACCGGCTGCTGCACCTCATCCTCGATCAGCATGCCGGTGGTGCCGTCTCGGCGGCCGGTGTTGATCAGCTGGATGTGCGAGCGGCGCTGGGGCTCCTGGTAGGCGTCGGCGCGGCCATGGCCGTGGCCGGTGCTGCGGGCGCGGCTGGCGTTGAGGCCGGTCGCCACGACCGTGACCCGAACGTCGTCCTGCATGTCCGGGTCGAGCACGGTGCCGATGACGATGGTCGCGTCCTCGCTGGCGAAGTTCTCCACCGTGCGGCCGACTTCGTCGAACTCGCTCATGGTGAAGTCCGGGCCGGCGGTGATGTTGACCAGGATGCCGTTGGCGCCGGCCAGGTTGACGTCGTCGAGCAGCGGGTTCTGGATCGCGGACTCGGCGGCGGCCTGGGCGCGGTCGTCGCCGCGGGCGGTGCCGGTGCCCATCATCGCCAGGCCCATCTCGCCCATCACGGTGCGCACGTCGGCGAAGTCGACGTTGATCAGGCCCGGGCGCACGATCAGGTCGGCGATGCCCTGCACGGCGCCCAGCAGCACGTCGTTGGCGGCGCGGAAGGCCTGCACCATGGTGGCGTTGCGGCCGAGCACGGTGATCAACTTCTCGTTGGGGATGGTGATCAGCGAGTCGCAGCTGGCGGCCAGCTCCTCGATGCCCTTCAGCGCGACCTGCATGCGGCGGCGGCCTTCGAACGGAAACGGCTTGGTGACCACGGCGACGGTCAGGATGCCCATCTCCTTGGCCAGCTGCGCGACGACGGGCGCCGCACCGGTGCCGGTGCCGCCGCCCATGCCGGCGGTGATGAAGACCATGTCCGCGCCCTGCAGCGCTTCCATGATCTGGTCGCGGTCCTCGAGCGCGGCCTGGCGGCCGACTTCCGGATTGGCACCTGCGCCCAGGCCCTTGGTGACGCTGGTGCCGAGCTGCAGCTGCAGCTTGGAGCCGCAGTTCTTGATCGCCTGCGCGTCGGTGTTGGCGGTGATGAACTCCACGCCGTCCACGCTGCTGTTGACCATGTGGTTGACGGCGTTGCCACCGCCGCCACCCACGCCGATGACCTTGATGACGGCGTTGGGAGCCATCTTTTCAACCAGTTCGAAGTGCGCCATGTCCGTAGTCCTCTTGATGTCGTGATGTGGTGCTGGTTTTTGTTGTTATGGGTGTCGCGGGGTGGTGCGGATGCTTCGTTTTCGTTTTCGACGGGTGTCGTGGGAGGGGTCGCAGCTGTAGCTGCTCCTACAGGGGTGTTGGCGGGTGCTGGCCATGGTCAGAACTCCCCCTGGAACCAGGTCTTGAGCTTCTTCAGGACGCTGCCGGCGCGGCCGGTGGGCAGCACGGGGCGGCGTGGGTGCTCGATCTGGCTGCCCATGAGCAGCAGGCCGACGCCGGTGGCGTGGACCGGGTTGTTGACCACTTCGCCCAGGCCGGTGACGTGCTGCGGGATGCCCACGCGCACCGGCATCTGCAGCATTTCCTCGGCCAGTTCGACCACGCCTTCCATCTTCGCGGCGCCGCCGGTGAGCACCATGCCGGCGCGCACGTGCTGCTCGAAGCCCGAGCGGCGCAGTTCGGCCTGCACCATCTCGAAGATCTCCTCGTAGCGCGCCTGCACGGCCTGGGCCAGCGACTGGCGCGGCAGGCGCCGCGGCGGGCGGTCGCCGACGCTCGGCACCTGGATCGACTCCTCGCTGGTCGCCAGCTGCGCCAGCGCGCAGGCGTAGCGGACCTTGATCTGCTCGGCCTCGGGCGTGGGCGTGCGCAGCATGTGCGCGATGTCCTCGGTCACCTTGTCGCCGGCGATCGGCAGCGACGAGGTGTGGCAGATCGCACCCTGCACGAACACGGCGAGATCCGTGGTGCCGGCGCCGATGTCGACCATCACCACGCCCAGCTCGCGCTCGTCGCTGGTCAGCACCGCGGTGCTCGAGGCCAGCGAGGAGAGCACCAGGTCGTCGATCTGCAGGTCGCAGCGCTGCACGCACTTCGAGATATTGGCGGCGGCCGACTGCGCGCAGACCACCAGGTGCGCATGCACCTCCAGGCGCACGCCGGTCATGCCGACGGGGTTGCGGATGCCTTCCTGCGAATCATCGAGCACGTATTCGCGCGGGATCGCGTGCAGGATCTTCTGGTCGGCCGGGATCGCGACCGCCTTGGCGGCGTCGAGCACGCGGTCGAGGTCCGACCAAGTCACTTCGCCGTCGCGGATCGGCACGATGCCCGGCGAGTTCTTGCACTGCACGTGGCTGCCTGAGATCGAGGCGTAGACCGAGCGGATGTCGCAGCCGGCCATCAGCTCGGCCTCTTCGATCGCGCGCTGGATCGACTGCACGGTGGACTCGATGTCGACCACCACGCCGCGCTTGAGCCCGCGCGATTCGTGGCTGCCGATGCCGATCACCTCGATCGGGTTGCCCGGCGAGTACTCGCCCACCAGGGCCACCACCTTGGAGGTGCCGATGTCGAGGCCGACGATCAGGGCCTTGTCGCCTTTGCGGTTCATGCAGTGCTTTCCTCGGCCCAGGTCAGGGCGAAGCCATTCGTGTATCGGAGATCTGCGCGCGACAGCGGCAGCTGTTCCTGCTGCAGCAGCTGCGGCAGGAGGCGGGCGAAACGGGCCATGCGGATGCGCGCCTGGTGGCTGCCGATGACCACCTCGGTGCCGTTGGAGAGGACCATCGCCCAGCTGCCGCGGTTGTCGAGCAGCAGCGCACGCACGCTGTAGCCGGCCGGCGCGAACAGGCCGCTGGCTTCCTGGTACAGCTCGACCACCTCGTCGACGCGGCCGTCGGGGCCGTGCAGCAGCGGCAGGCCCTGCGGCACGTCGACATCCGCGGCGGGGAATACGCGGCCCTGCTGGGACAGCAGGCGGCCCTCGCCCCAGCGCGCGTAGGGACGGTGTTCGCTGACCCGCACTTCGAGCACGTCGGGCCAGCGCTTGGACACCTCCGCCTGCTCCACCCAGGGCAGGCGCGCGACGGCGTGGCGCGCCTCGTCCAGGCGCACCGCGAAGAAGCCCTGCTGCGCATAGGGCAGCACCGCTTCGCGCACGACGGCCGGATCGACCTGCTGGAGGTTGTCGTTGATCCGCAGCGTGCGTAGCGGCCAGCGCTCGGCGCCGATCCAGCCCTGGACCACGGCGACCACCGGCAGCGCGACCAGCGCCACCGCGAGCGTCCAGGCGAGGATGCGCGCCAGTGCGTTCACAGCGTCTGCTCCAGCACGCGCCAGCACAGCTCGGCGTAGTCACAACCCAGCTGCGCGGCGGCCTTGGGCACCAGGGAATGGCTGGTCATGCCCGGCGCGGTGTTCACCTCGATCAGCTGCAGGCCGCGCTCGCGGTCGCGCATCACGTCGACGCGGCCCCAGCCGCTGCACGCCGCCGCGCGGAAGGCGCGCAGCGCCAGGTCGCGGATCGCGGCTTCGTCCTCGCCGTCGAGGCCCGGACACAGGTACTGCGTGTCCTCGGCGACGTACTTGGCGTGGTAGTCGTACCACTCGCCGGCCGGCACGATGCGGATCGACGGCAGGGCGACGTCGCCGAGGATGCCGACGGTCAGCTCGTCGCCGCGCACCATCTGCTCCATCAGCAGCTCGCCGTCGTACGCGGCCGCGAACGCGATCGCCGGCGCCAGGTCGGCCTCGGCCAGCACGCGGAACACGCCGACGCTGGAGCCTTCGGACGACGGTTTGACGAACACGGGATAGCCGAGGCGCGCGGCGGCGGCGGCCAGGTCGGCGCCCTTCGCCAGCCGCTCGTAGCGGGGGGTCGGCAGGCCTTCGGACAGCCAGACCTGCTTGGTGCGGATCTTGTCCATGGTCAGCGCGCTGCCAAGCACGCGCGAGCCGGTGTACGGCACGCCAAGCGCGTCGAGCAGGCCCTGGAGCGTGCCGTTCTCGCCGGCGCCGCCGTGGAGGATGTTGAACACGCGGGCGTAGCGCCCGGCCTGCAGCTCGGCCAGCAGCGTCGGGACGCCGTCGACGGCGTGCGCGTCCACGCCGCGCGAGCGCAGGGCCTCGAGCACGCCGGCGCCGGAGTCCAGCGACACCTCGCGCTCGCTGGTGTCGCCGCCCAGCAGCACGGCCACGCGGCCGAAGGCGGTGGCATCGGTCACGCGCAGTGCGGGCAGGTGCAGGCTCATGCGCCCTCCCCCGCGGCCGGGAAGCCGTCGGCGGCCAGGCTCTGCGAGGCGTGGCCGATGTCGCCGGCGCCCATGACCAGCAGCAGGTCGCCGTCCTCGAGGATGTCGGGCAGCACGTCGCGCAGGTCGCCCGGTCCGTTGACCACGACCGGGTCGATGCGGCCGCGGGCGCGGATGGCGCGCGCCAGCGCACGCGCGTCGGCATTCGGCAGCGGCTGCTCGCCGGCCGGGTAGACCTCGGTCAGCACCAGCGCGTCGACGTCGGACAGGACGCCCGCGAAGTCGTCGAGCAGGTCGCGCGTGCGGCTGTAGCGGTGCGGCTGGAAGGCCACGACCAGGCGGCGCTCGGGCCAGCCGCCGCGCGCGGCTTCGAACACCGCCGCCAGTTCACGCGGATGGTGCCCGTAGTCGTCGACCAGCTGCACCCGCGCGCCGCGCGCGGTGGTGAGCTCGGCCAGGCGGTTGAAGCGGCGGCCGACGCCCGCGAACTTCGCCAGCGCGGTGCGCATCGCGTCCGGCTGGACGCCCAGCTCCCAGGCCACCGCCGCCGCCGCGAGCGCGTTCTGCACGTTGTGCCGGCCCGGCATCGCCAGCTCCATCGGCGTGGACGAGCCGTCGGGCAGCACCAGGTCGAAGTACATCGTGGCGCCGTCCTGGCGCACGTTGTCGGCGCGCACGTCGGCGTCGGCATGGAAGCCGTAGGTCATCACGTGGCGCGAAACCGTGCCGGCCAGCGCCGCCACTTCGGGGTCGTCGATGCACAGCACCGCGAGGCCGTAGAACGGCAGCCGGTGCAGAAACTCGGAGAACGCCTGCTGCACGCGAGCGAAATCGCCGCCGTAGTTCTCCAGGTGGTCGACGTCGATGTTGGTGACGATGGCGACCAGTGGATTCAGGCGCAAGAAGCTGCCGTCGCTCTCGTCGGCCTCGGCCACCAGCCAGTCGCCGCCGCCCAGGCGCGCGTTGGCGCCGGCGGCCAGCAGCTTGCCGCCGATGACGAAGGTGGGATCGAGGCCACCCTCGGCCAGCACGCTCGCCAGCAACGAGGTGGTGGTGGTCTTGCCATGGGTGCCGGCCACGGCGACGCCGCGGCGGAAGCGCATCAGCTCGGCCAGCATCTCGGCGCGCGGCACCACCGGGATGCGCTGCGCGCGGGCTTCCAGCAGCTCCGGGTTGTCGGGCTGGATGGCGCTCGACACCACCACGCAGTCGGTGCCCAGCACGTTGGCCGCGCCGTGGCCGCGATGCACGGTCGCGCCAAGGCCCGCGAGGCGGCGCGTCACCGCGCTGTCGGCCATGTCCGAACCCGAGACCTGGTAGCCCAGCGTGCACAGCACCTCGGCGATGCCGCTCATGCCGGTGCCGCCGATGCCGATGAAATGCACGCGCGAATGCCGCCGCGCGAAGTCGGCCATCGGCACGCCGTGGGTATCGTGAAGGCGGCGGATCATGCCTGGGCTCCGGGGCTGAGGCGGGGCTCGATGCGCTGGCGCAGGCGGCTGGTGCCGCGCGCGGCCAGCGACGGCACCGGCTGGGTGGTGGCGGGCATCGGCGCCGGCGGCGCGGCAGGCGAGGCGGCTTCGCCACGCAGGCGCGCGACCTGGCGCTGGGTGCGGTCGAGCTCGTAGGACACGCGCAGCAGCAGGCCCACCGCGACGCAGGTCATCATCACGCTGGAGCCGCCCGACGAGACCAGCGGCAGGGTCAGCCCCTTGGTCGGCAGCAGGCCGAGGTTCACGCCGATCGAGACCAGGGTCTGCAGGCTCATCCACAGCGCGATGCCGAAGGCGATGTAGCCGGCGAAGTGGCGGCGGTTCTCGACGCAGCGCAGCCCGATCAGGAAGGCGCGGCCGACCAGCAGCGCGTACAGCCCGATCACCAGACAGACGCCGACGAAGCCGAGCTCCTCGGCGATCACCGCGAGGATGAAGTCGGTATGCGCTTCGGGCAGGTAGTTGAGCTTCTGGATCGAAGCGCCCAGGCCCACGCCCCAGAACTCGCCGCGACCGACCGCCATCAGCGCGTTGGCCAGCTGGTAGCCGCTGTTGAAGGGATCGGCGAAGGGGTCCATGAACGAGGTCAGGCGACGCATGCGGTAGGGCTCGGCGATCGCCACCGCGGCCAGCGCCGGCAGCAGCAGCACCACCGGCGCGGCCATCCGCGGCAGGTGGACGCCGCCCAGCACCAGCATCCCGGCGGTGATCGCCAGGATCAGCGCCAGCGAACCGAAGTCGGGCTGGAACGCGAGCAGGACCATCAGCACCACGGCCACGCCGATCGGCTTCAGCATGGCGCCCCAGGTGGCGTTGACCTCGTCGCGGAAGCGCACCAGGTAGCTGGCCAGCCAGACGATGTACATCACCTTGACCGCCTCGACGGCCTGGAACTTGGACACGCCCAGGTTGATCCAGCGCTGCGCGCCGTTGACGCTGGAGCCCAGCCCCGGAATGAACACCGCCAGCAGCGCCAGCACGCAGCCCAGCAGCAGCAGCCGGTCGTAACGCTCGACGGTCTTGAGCTCCAGCCGCATCGCCATGAAGGCGAGCACGCCGCCCAGGCCCATGAACACCACGTGGCGCACCAGGAAGTAGTTGGGGCCCACGCCCAGCTCCTCGCCGATGGCGATCGAGCTCGAGCCCACCATCACGATGCCGAGCGACGCCAGCGCCAGTGCGGCACCGAGCATCCACGGGTCGTAGCGCCCGCCGATGGACTCGAGGCGGACGGCCTGGCTGCTGCGGTCGTGGGTCCTGTCCATCAGCGCACCTTCAAGGTGGCGAGGCCGACCAGCACGAGGATCACCGAGATGATCCAGAAGCGCACGATCACGCGCGGCTCCGGCCAGCCCTTGAGCTCGAAGTGGTGGTGGATCGGCGCCATGCGGAACACGCGCTTGCCGGTGAGCTTGAAGCTGGCGACCTGGATCATCACCGACAGCGTCTCGATCACGAAGATGCCGCCCATCACCACCAGCACCAGCTCCTGCCGCACGATCACCGCGATGCAGCCGAGCACGGCACCCAGCGCCAGCGCGCCGATGTCGCCCATGAAGACCATCGCCGGATAGGTGTTGAACCAGAGGAATCCGAGGCCGGACCCCGCGATCGCGGCGCAGATGATCACCAGCTCGCCGGCCCCCGGCACCCGCGGGATCTGCAGGTACTCGGCGAACACCGCGTTGCCCGAGGCATAGGCGAACACGCCCAGCGCGCAGGCCACCAGCACGGTCGGCATGATCGCCAGGCCGTCCAGGCCGTCGGTCAGGTTGACCGCGTTGGAGAAGCCGACAATCCAGAAGTAGGCGATGGCGACGAAGGACACGCCGGCCAGCGGCAGTGCCACCGCCTTGAAGAACGGGATGTAGAACGTGGTCGCGACGGGCGTGTCGGCGCTGAACCACAGGAACAGGCCGGCGGCGAGGCCGATCACCGACTGCAGCGCGTACTTGGTGCGCGAGCGCATGCCGTTGGGGTCGCGCTTGACGATCTTGATCCAGTCGTCCCACCAGCCGATGGCACCGAAGCCGGCCATCACCACCAGCACCAGCCACACGTGCTTGTTGCGCAGGTCGCCCCACAGCAGCACCGAGGCCAGCACCGTGATCAGGATCAGCCCACCGCCCATGGTCGGCGTGCCGGCCTTGGAGAAATGCGTCTGCGGCCCGTCCTGGCGGATCGGCTGCCCACCCTTGTACTGGGCCAGCTTGCGGATCACCGCCGGACCCCACCAGAGCGACAGCGCCAGCGAGGTGAGGGCCGCGAGGATGCCGCGGAAGGTCAAGTAGCCGAACAGGCCGAACAGGCCTTCGAGCTGCTGCAGCCAGCGCGTGAGTTCAAGCAGCATGGGTGTCGACTCCTTCAAGCAGCGCGTGGACCACGCGATCCATCGCGCTGCCGCGCGAACCCTTCACCAGCACCGTGGGCACCGGCCGATCACCCGCCACCGCCGGCGAACGAC
The sequence above is a segment of the Luteimonas sp. MC1750 genome. Coding sequences within it:
- the mraY gene encoding phospho-N-acetylmuramoyl-pentapeptide-transferase; this translates as MLLELTRWLQQLEGLFGLFGYLTFRGILAALTSLALSLWWGPAVIRKLAQYKGGQPIRQDGPQTHFSKAGTPTMGGGLILITVLASVLLWGDLRNKHVWLVLVVMAGFGAIGWWDDWIKIVKRDPNGMRSRTKYALQSVIGLAAGLFLWFSADTPVATTFYIPFFKAVALPLAGVSFVAIAYFWIVGFSNAVNLTDGLDGLAIMPTVLVACALGVFAYASGNAVFAEYLQIPRVPGAGELVIICAAIAGSGLGFLWFNTYPAMVFMGDIGALALGAVLGCIAVIVRQELVLVVMGGIFVIETLSVMIQVASFKLTGKRVFRMAPIHHHFELKGWPEPRVIVRFWIISVILVLVGLATLKVR
- the murC gene encoding UDP-N-acetylmuramate--L-alanine ligase; protein product: MIRRLHDTHGVPMADFARRHSRVHFIGIGGTGMSGIAEVLCTLGYQVSGSDMADSAVTRRLAGLGATVHRGHGAANVLGTDCVVVSSAIQPDNPELLEARAQRIPVVPRAEMLAELMRFRRGVAVAGTHGKTTTTSLLASVLAEGGLDPTFVIGGKLLAAGANARLGGGDWLVAEADESDGSFLRLNPLVAIVTNIDVDHLENYGGDFARVQQAFSEFLHRLPFYGLAVLCIDDPEVAALAGTVSRHVMTYGFHADADVRADNVRQDGATMYFDLVLPDGSSTPMELAMPGRHNVQNALAAAAVAWELGVQPDAMRTALAKFAGVGRRFNRLAELTTARGARVQLVDDYGHHPRELAAVFEAARGGWPERRLVVAFQPHRYSRTRDLLDDFAGVLSDVDALVLTEVYPAGEQPLPNADARALARAIRARGRIDPVVVNGPGDLRDVLPDILEDGDLLLVMGAGDIGHASQSLAADGFPAAGEGA
- a CDS encoding cell division protein FtsQ/DivIB, coding for MNALARILAWTLAVALVALPVVAVVQGWIGAERWPLRTLRINDNLQQVDPAVVREAVLPYAQQGFFAVRLDEARHAVARLPWVEQAEVSKRWPDVLEVRVSEHRPYARWGEGRLLSQQGRVFPAADVDVPQGLPLLHGPDGRVDEVVELYQEASGLFAPAGYSVRALLLDNRGSWAMVLSNGTEVVIGSHQARIRMARFARLLPQLLQQEQLPLSRADLRYTNGFALTWAEESTA
- the ftsW gene encoding putative lipid II flippase FtsW; this encodes MDRTHDRSSQAVRLESIGGRYDPWMLGAALALASLGIVMVGSSSIAIGEELGVGPNYFLVRHVVFMGLGGVLAFMAMRLELKTVERYDRLLLLGCVLALLAVFIPGLGSSVNGAQRWINLGVSKFQAVEAVKVMYIVWLASYLVRFRDEVNATWGAMLKPIGVAVVLMVLLAFQPDFGSLALILAITAGMLVLGGVHLPRMAAPVVLLLPALAAVAIAEPYRMRRLTSFMDPFADPFNSGYQLANALMAVGRGEFWGVGLGASIQKLNYLPEAHTDFILAVIAEELGFVGVCLVIGLYALLVGRAFLIGLRCVENRRHFAGYIAFGIALWMSLQTLVSIGVNLGLLPTKGLTLPLVSSGGSSVMMTCVAVGLLLRVSYELDRTQRQVARLRGEAASPAAPPAPMPATTQPVPSLAARGTSRLRQRIEPRLSPGAQA
- the ftsA gene encoding cell division protein FtsA is translated as MNRKGDKALIVGLDIGTSKVVALVGEYSPGNPIEVIGIGSHESRGLKRGVVVDIESTVQSIQRAIEEAELMAGCDIRSVYASISGSHVQCKNSPGIVPIRDGEVTWSDLDRVLDAAKAVAIPADQKILHAIPREYVLDDSQEGIRNPVGMTGVRLEVHAHLVVCAQSAAANISKCVQRCDLQIDDLVLSSLASSTAVLTSDERELGVVMVDIGAGTTDLAVFVQGAICHTSSLPIAGDKVTEDIAHMLRTPTPEAEQIKVRYACALAQLATSEESIQVPSVGDRPPRRLPRQSLAQAVQARYEEIFEMVQAELRRSGFEQHVRAGMVLTGGAAKMEGVVELAEEMLQMPVRVGIPQHVTGLGEVVNNPVHATGVGLLLMGSQIEHPRRPVLPTGRAGSVLKKLKTWFQGEF
- the ftsZ gene encoding cell division protein FtsZ, encoding MAHFELVEKMAPNAVIKVIGVGGGGGNAVNHMVNSSVDGVEFITANTDAQAIKNCGSKLQLQLGTSVTKGLGAGANPEVGRQAALEDRDQIMEALQGADMVFITAGMGGGTGTGAAPVVAQLAKEMGILTVAVVTKPFPFEGRRRMQVALKGIEELAASCDSLITIPNEKLITVLGRNATMVQAFRAANDVLLGAVQGIADLIVRPGLINVDFADVRTVMGEMGLAMMGTGTARGDDRAQAAAESAIQNPLLDDVNLAGANGILVNITAGPDFTMSEFDEVGRTVENFASEDATIVIGTVLDPDMQDDVRVTVVATGLNASRARSTGHGHGRADAYQEPQRRSHIQLINTGRRDGTTGMLIEDEVQQPVAATGGFGLRRGSAEPAAAPVTPAVADFGGGNESGYLDIPAFLRRQAD
- a CDS encoding D-alanine--D-alanine ligase; the protein is MSLHLPALRVTDATAFGRVAVLLGGDTSEREVSLDSGAGVLEALRSRGVDAHAVDGVPTLLAELQAGRYARVFNILHGGAGENGTLQGLLDALGVPYTGSRVLGSALTMDKIRTKQVWLSEGLPTPRYERLAKGADLAAAAARLGYPVFVKPSSEGSSVGVFRVLAEADLAPAIAFAAAYDGELLMEQMVRGDELTVGILGDVALPSIRIVPAGEWYDYHAKYVAEDTQYLCPGLDGEDEAAIRDLALRAFRAAACSGWGRVDVMRDRERGLQLIEVNTAPGMTSHSLVPKAAAQLGCDYAELCWRVLEQTL
- the lpxC gene encoding UDP-3-O-acyl-N-acetylglucosamine deacetylase; this translates as MAQQRTIRNVTRATGVGLHSGEKVYMTLRPAPTDSGIVFRRIDVEPAVEIPAAATLVTETTLCTGLSTDGANVQTVEHLMSALAGLGIDNIMVELSAAEVPIMDGSSGPFVFLLQSAGVVEQDAPKRFIRVTRPVEVREGDKIARFEPYDGFRLGFTIDFNHPAIPTTRSRAEVEFSTENYIREVSRARTFGFMRDLEYMRDRNLGLGGSMDNAIVLDDFRVLNEDGLRYADEFVRHKILDAVGDLYLAGRPIIGAFEGFKSGHALNNKLVRALLAEEGAWEEVTYPETDTSPVAYGALQPAA